A stretch of DNA from Passer domesticus isolate bPasDom1 unplaced genomic scaffold, bPasDom1.hap1 HAP1_SCAFFOLD_134, whole genome shotgun sequence:
GGTGGTAGCACACcgacacctgagctgaagctggactcaagcctgtgatagatgaaTAATGcgacagttgactctcacaattaaaggaaaaatgtcatgtatatatgttaagagaagttttatatatttatagataagTTTTACCCCCTGATGTGTTATCTTGGCGTTACCTAAGTTTGGGACATATAAGAGGGTCAAATTGCTacgacagcagcacctgacctccaagtgagatgtaaggaagtaaactccaccactgggcatcaaagaaggagtcgatggacagaactttaagaagggcaaaagagttaaaaggtgaaacctccattgtgtggatgagaATGTGGTGGGAAAAAACCTCTACTCCCGACGACGTAACATTTTCCTTATTCAGTGTcctgttatatttctaataaggtttttaataaacatttaaaatttttacaagtaaatataACTTCTGGAACAATCCATTCCCTGGCtagagggctgcacctcctgtcctggatggagaGCGACGCCAGGCCCTTCAGGGAGAGACGGTTCTGTTCTAGGTACTGGCTGCAGCATATTTCCAGCAATAAGCTGGTAATACACCTCTGGAAGGGACAATGgacactggcacggagatgcaTGATGACAGGCCCAGTTCTCCCGCACTGAGGCCTTTGGCTGGTCTTGTGaagttccagaggtgctcctgtggagagaggaggtggctgaggtcccagctgccagtggcacacagggactctcgtgcacagcagggcccagagctggcaaggctccccagcacggctggagctgctggcacagctgggcccagctggacagctgcccctcaaggccccggccagcagggcacggctctgggcagggtacctggccaggagcgggccccagagcgcgtctgcctttcaagggcaatcttggccctgctctttctcctccccacctccctctgcctctgccccgtgcccctggggctgctcttggccaggcagcctcagtgggagccagcactggctgcagctccagcggggcccccaggacaaggcccagcaattgagaggccaatggaagcactgggcagcagcacaaccctcagcagagttgtttggagaaccatggactggccacaactccactgcagcctcagtgggaatggttcctgtctacattagactttcaaaagaaactctttcagggaaagatgaccactcaccatttcttcttccagttacaccagattctgacacagcacaatatgAGAACAAGGTCCAACagaagcaggcctgccattaaccctgcccagcagcctgttcccatatgGAAGACACTTCTGAGGCCTTTCTGGGCATCGcaaacacgtgttgtggtgctggctgcatctgtgggagcaatggggagcgtgagcccgtgctgtgctgcactgctgagctggcagcatggtgaATAAGGGCAGGAcgtcctctgtttcccccagagctggggcctgcaggcaccttgccggcccttggcacaggctgtgccagccaacaaagcccagcaggccgggaggagagcccgggggcagcgcagctgcttgggcagtggctgctgccagggacacgggccaaagccatccctgagcagccactgccagccctggccctccctgccccgtgacagctcccccagccccaggggacaggctcaggccctgtcaggacccagcgcagcccctgcccagtcgggagccagggctggctctggccctgggctggcggcagggctcccgctcggggctgctcctgtgccttgggcctctgggcactcagggccagctccgcagcagctgcagcgccagggacgttgctgcaccagtcccgtttccccggggctctgaaccagctccagaggcctggaagccaaggcgcctccagctttggctgctgccgggatgggcaagggcaggccctgggggaagagctgctgccacacagccccggtcagggctgagcccggcatagcaattacctgctgtgcctgtgcccgtgtctggcatcgccttccttcctgcagcaggggctacCCATGAGGAtatgcttcctccaggatgtgcctccttctgcacagatgtttggtccatcacttcagacaggaaaaaggacagttggattagatggaagagttcctgatttggg
This window harbors:
- the LOC135291851 gene encoding uncharacterized protein LOC135291851; translation: MVKELLQTEQEVDGEAGQKAAFPEGSSGSMTDSAVGLEAMTGTVTGGWDQDMDYLGKLLDYGLRLMGNPGAELAGEGGAASQATSRTEPLGDGEVMDQTSVQKEAHPGGSISSWVAPAAGRKAMPDTGTGTADAASTTTRVCDAQKGLRSVFHMGTGCWAGLMAGLLLLDLVLILCCVRIWCNWKKKWSTSGTSQDQPKASVRENWACHHASPCQCPLSLPEVYYQLIAGNMLQPVPRTEPSLPEGPGVALHPGQEVQPSSQGMDCSRSYIYL